TGTTCAACACTTCTTCACAGCTTGCAGCTGACTCCGCAGCGCGCAATTTCGCAGCTTCCATTTCCCGCCATAATGCAGCATTCTCAACCTCAAGCCTGCGGACAGCAGCATTCACTCGTTCCACCTGCCCACCTGCCTTGCGAAGAGCATTTTCCATCTCAGACAGTTTTTTTGTGGTGTTCTCTTCCAATGTTTGCTTTTCTTTCTTGAGCCGCTCTACTTCTTCCTTCTCTTGCCTAAGTGCCTTGAGCTCAGCTTTGTCCTTGCTCAGTCTACGAGCAGCTTGCATGACCTTCTGATTTGCCCACTCTGTCCATTCTTCTAGCTGAATTTGCAATTCCCGTACTCTAGGAACCAGCTTCATAATCATCTCATCCTTACGGTCCAGCGGGGCCCTATGACCTAGAGACTTATCACTTGAAGCACCGACAATAGTGGACTTGGCAGATTCGATGTTATGATTGATTGGTTTTGGATTTGCAGTGCTTTTTAAAGGGAATGAGAGAGAAAGCTCTGTATCAGCAGTAGGTAATGAAGAAGAGGTATCGCCAGGCACGACAGGAAATGAGGGCGAGATACTGGCTTTAGGCAATGAAAAGCTGCCATTAATAGTTTCTGAACCAAATGTGGGAACTGACGTGCATTCTTGGCTTGCTGAAAGATTCTGATTCACACTGTCTTGAGGCGCATCAAACTCGATTCCCTTCCTGACTTTGAAGGAGCCATTCTTAGCATTGATACCGGTAGAACCAGCTGCAGCCGTAAGTTTCCTATCAAGGACCAGACTACTGAAATTACTAAGTTTCGAATTTCTAGATGTAACTTTAGAACCATAAGTACGGTAGTGTTTCTCCAAGTGAGTCGATTTCTGACGCAATACATTCTCCCTTTTGGTTATTCCAGATACTTTTCTATTCGCCACAAACTTTTCCTCTGAAATTGTAGGGTGGGGTAATCCTGAAGCGCTAAAGGGTCTGATATTATTATTAGATGAAGAGTTTCGACACTCGTTGTCTGGTACCAGTCCATTGAGAACAAAAGTAGTTTTTGGAATCAAGTTAGTATGATTTGTGACACCAGATGCATCAGATTGCATGCTATGACCATCCTGAATTGAATTTAAAACGGGTGTTTCAGAAATAGATTTATGAGAATAAGAAGCAGATACATTTGGTGTAAAAGGAACCGTTATATTGGACTCATAACTTTTGGACTCTGTTCCAAATTGGGGTCGAGAAGAAATGGAGGAATTGCCTTTTGAATATGAGTCGAGAAGGAAACTGGACAAAGGATCACTATCCATTGCACAAGCATGAGATACATTCATATCACATACCAACAAGCACCACATTGCATCCCCGATGCTAAAAAAAGGTCTAACCTCCCTTAAAAGGCAAACCAATTCTGCCAATATATACTTTTCCATCTGCTGCAAATCCTCAAAATAGTGTTCCCTTGATGGATCAATGTCTTGCCCACTCCTAAGAAATGCCAGCGTATTGTCAACGATATTTGACACCATGTCTTTACACCCGTACCAAAGTCCAGACCTTAAGATAGCCTTATTAGAAACTTCTGAACTGTAACCACTTGCAGTTATTTGCCTAATCGAACTCCTGAAAATTGTGTCCAAATTGCTTAAAACAAGTTCTTCCAGCTGGGATTCTGTAAGATCACTCCAATCTGCATCATGAAACTCGTTGGATGATACATGTATGTCCTCTGGAGGCTGGCTCGACTCCACCTCTGATGTCCCCACAGTGCAAGACAATCCAAGGTCCAGTTTTAAAGCAACAGAACTATCTTGATCGACACAGCATAGATCACACTCATTCTTGTGCCCAAGGTTTGGGATGATCTCAAACTTTTCAGCAGAGAATTCAAAATTGCTGCACTCATTCAGAGGCAAAGGGATGATCTTACTTGGATCAGTGATCGGAGGATCAGCTCGGAATTTTCTTTTATTCCTACTTCCTTTTTCTTGGACAGCCATATCGGAAGTACTGCTACAAGCTTTTGCAACCATTGATGCCATATCTAAAAAGCACAAAAGAACATTTTCAACAATTTCCAAATTCAACACACACTCCATTCCACAAACAACACTATCCTTAATCCCACGCAATGGCTACTGATATATAAGAACAAGTTCAATGCTCTATTTCCAACTCTCATAAAAGTAAAAACAATACCAAAAGAAAGAGGAAAAAAATGGTACCACCATACATGTTTTAACAATAAGCCAGCTCAATCAATACTCTTCATCTTCACATTCAAGCCAGACCAAGAACATATCAAAACAGCTAAATTCcaggaaaaataataaaaataaaatactgcCGAAGCACATCACTGATTCACTTACtaccaaaaaaatcaaataatctGCATCAAAAAACCGTGCATCAATAAACAGCAGGAACACAATCTAGAAACAACCATCCAATAATCAAAGCAAATTAACAGCTTATAAATTCAAGAAAGCTTCGATGGATCATGAAAATCAAATTCGAGAGTAGCCCACAAAACATATTCATAGTAAATTCAATCCTATAGATGAAAAATTAAGATCTCATAAGCGAGTGGAATAATCATCAATCTTCGATAATCCTAGGGATAATTACACGAGCGAATTCATACCCGATTCAGCTTATGATTTTTCGCGCAAATATACGTTGAACAAATCCAAAAGCATCGGATGTAAGTAGAGAGATTGTTGATAGTTGGATTcgtttgtatatttttttcccGTTTTTCTTGGTTAGCGATTTTAATATTCTCTCAGCTATTCCAGCATTGAATTGAATTtttcaatttgttttttttttttcctttaatttttatttatctgGGGTTTGGTTGCGCACGCTGTCAATTGGGACCATGCCATATTTAACTATACTATTGCAACACAATTAACTTGTGTAAATTATTTCATGAATGCAATGTTCTAGCGTAaagtcccaaaaatttgaagattcACGTGAATCATGTGCATataagttatcaaatttcttatgtattttaattaaattgttttaattgcatgaattaaatatggtgTGCATGTTTACTATTCAAAATATACATTTCTACATAAATGCctaaaaatttgttttaaaaagttATTTGAGACGCGATCGACGAAAGGAGACCGGGACcatatgagagaaaatattttattaaaatgattatttttaatggcttaatgtgtggtgtattttaaatggaattttcgaaaatgaggtgttttgaggtATTTTTGCACGCCTTAGTCTTCCTTCAAATATCTTtcacatcatattatgtgtttgatacatgcTTGCATGCAAATATATGataaatatgatatatttttgtttttatgactATACATGCATAAAACTAGTGTTTTCATATTGTAAAACTCTTGggtatgatgcacaaaggggctgccatgatagggCTATGGGAAGTGACGTTTTTCAACATGTTTAAGGTCCATAGATGAAGTTTTAAGGGCTGACAGTAGGGTGAAGCATGCTGAACGAAATTTGGAGATTCTAGAGTCCTAGGGTTTCGTTTTGGCTTCCTAGGAGGGTGCAACCACCAGCTGCTTTTGGGGCACGTCCAGGAGTTCTAAGAGGGTGGTCTTGTGGCCCTAGGTGAGAAGAAGTAGGCTTGATATGGTGCTAGAAGGAGGGCCGCTCGGATGGAGGCTCATAGGGCTAGGGCGTACGTTTTTGTGGGAAAAAAAGGGAAGGGGCCGCGTGGGGTACTTTCCAGGCAAGGGGTAGGGCTCAAGAGGATCCTATCATCGAGCCATGGTGGTCCACGCAAGGCTAAAGGGGCTAGGAGTAGAGGGCGCACGGCTAGGACACAACCTAGTCGTGGCTGCGGGTTGTAGAGAGATCCATGCACGTCTTCGTGCATGGCTCGCTAGGGCTGGACTAAGTAGGTCTAAGGGGATCGGTCATGGTCCAGGAAGGTGGTATAAGGGCTGGTTGGATTGGCCAAGGGCTAGGAACGAGGGAATTAGTGGATAGTCCAGGCTAGGGTTCGAATGGATGAAGGCAGAAAATTTCATAAGGTTTGTAGGCTGTTCTATCGGCTTTAATTGGCTTGGTTTCAGATGAAAAATGGTTAGTTAGGTATTAATAAGTCATGgctcaagtttggtaaagtttggttaagttttcgAGTgcattcgggttaaaaccaggGTGtatgtctaagtttaaaaaaaattgagaaattaatcgagaagcttaagtttacgtctaaaaaatatttatgggtgtattttaaggtcaTATGTTAAGTGTGGAATAATTTGAGTTGTCGTTTCAAAGTTTAaggataaattgggaaagttagaGTCACAGGGGTAAAACGggcattttacacctgaaaaatctTAGACATCCTGGTAGTTCTCTGAATGCTATAATACATGATAAAcgtttattttatatgtttatgaaattttatgatggaaTGTAAAtactaaaagacatgttgcatgcttggtttaaaagaaaaatgaattatatatgcttgaatttttataagtgatggaaatatgaaaagttgaaggaggtgagttgattgtgactaatacgatgatatgattggggatatcgtgaggaaaatgccctagagggagcccgtttacgggagaaggccccagagggtgctcgacgatcgtatttctatgatatgatgatatgataggccaaggctcagtggacgggtgaTAGTATCGCTGTTGTCCCCatcgcccagtactatggttacatgtagatggatccatcgaccttcagctgatacgaaagtcacaaaatgatccaaattcaataaaagaaaaacatatacgtatatgataaaAAGGGAAATGTATATGATGGAAGGAAAATTGTTTAGCTATGCATGTTCACGAAAatctattttaagtaaaagtattttcattgttgcatgtggatgtatatgtattacttgttatcatggtcaaggtttgctgagtcaatagactcactatgtgtgatcgatgcaggtgagcatgagatcgatgttaatggaggtcttgatagtTGATctagctggactgaaggtgcacaaaACATGATgaccgtcgctagttttccgcgcttatgtttatgacttatgctaatgatttaagtgcttttaagattttattgctTATGATGCCTTTGAGGGGTTTTtaagaggatgttagagttaagtttatttttgaaacaatgTTAGTTTAAGTTGGTTGACGttttacgattcatgttttgaattactttcttttggattttcaaataacagttgtgtaatgcccgagattttgattcttttaatatgagattattgattatgaattgatataattatagacgggctattacgagaccaaattggccaaaacatatgaagggtgcaatttttagacagaactattggcgcccgagcggtagaaaataaccgcccgagcgccaatgttcaacaggagcatgttttgggcagaggatgcggcgcccgagcggtattttgtgaccgctcgagcgccagtgcataatAAAACAAGCGCATGGACAgagaatgccgcgcccgagcggtagtttagcaccgccCGAGCGAGGACACGTTGTTTTAACATGCAActtggtgtatatatatatacatataatacaTTATTCCTTCACAAGTTCGAAGAAAGAAGCGAGGAAAAGTTCgtagaaatccttacgcctttatatttcgatccgtccgtctaattttcaatccgacttcagtactgtgttcctatcgacgcaggctacaactggacgtaagttttgttacgttt
The Primulina tabacum isolate GXHZ01 chromosome 9, ASM2559414v2, whole genome shotgun sequence DNA segment above includes these coding regions:
- the LOC142554963 gene encoding putative E3 ubiquitin-protein ligase RF298 isoform X1; translation: MYGDMASMVAKACSSTSDMAVQEKGSRNKRKFRADPPITDPSKIIPLPLNECSNFEFSAEKFEIIPNLGHKNECDLCCVDQDSSVALKLDLGLSCTVGTSEVESSQPPEDIHVSSNEFHDADWSDLTESQLEELVLSNLDTIFRSSIRQITASGYSSEVSNKAILRSGLWYGCKDMVSNIVDNTLAFLRSGQDIDPSREHYFEDLQQMEKYILAELVCLLREVRPFFSIGDAMWCLLVCDMNVSHACAMDSDPLSSFLLDSYSKGNSSISSRPQFGTESKSYESNITVPFTPNVSASYSHKSISETPVLNSIQDGHSMQSDASGVTNHTNLIPKTTFVLNGLVPDNECRNSSSNNNIRPFSASGLPHPTISEEKFVANRKVSGITKRENVLRQKSTHLEKHYRTYGSKVTSRNSKLSNFSSLVLDRKLTAAAGSTGINAKNGSFKVRKGIEFDAPQDSVNQNLSASQECTSVPTFGSETINGSFSLPKASISPSFPVVPGDTSSSLPTADTELSLSFPLKSTANPKPINHNIESAKSTIVGASSDKSLGHRAPLDRKDEMIMKLVPRVRELQIQLEEWTEWANQKVMQAARRLSKDKAELKALRQEKEEVERLKKEKQTLEENTTKKLSEMENALRKAGGQVERVNAAVRRLEVENAALWREMEAAKLRAAESAASCEEVLNREKKTLLKFQSWEKQKIIFQEELSAEKHKLKQLQQELQQAKEIKDKVEAKRDLEEKANSEVLTLANSFRKEREQIEATAKSKEDAIKLRAENNLQKHKYDIENLGKEIAQLRLKTDSSKIAALRRGIDGSYASKLTDLRKTQALQDPITPYISNTVTSTNFHGSNGTGGVKRERECVMCLSEEMSVVFLPCAHQVVCTMCNELHEKQGMKDCPSCRSPIQRRVSVRYRS
- the LOC142554963 gene encoding putative E3 ubiquitin-protein ligase RF298 isoform X2, translating into MASMVAKACSSTSDMAVQEKGSRNKRKFRADPPITDPSKIIPLPLNECSNFEFSAEKFEIIPNLGHKNECDLCCVDQDSSVALKLDLGLSCTVGTSEVESSQPPEDIHVSSNEFHDADWSDLTESQLEELVLSNLDTIFRSSIRQITASGYSSEVSNKAILRSGLWYGCKDMVSNIVDNTLAFLRSGQDIDPSREHYFEDLQQMEKYILAELVCLLREVRPFFSIGDAMWCLLVCDMNVSHACAMDSDPLSSFLLDSYSKGNSSISSRPQFGTESKSYESNITVPFTPNVSASYSHKSISETPVLNSIQDGHSMQSDASGVTNHTNLIPKTTFVLNGLVPDNECRNSSSNNNIRPFSASGLPHPTISEEKFVANRKVSGITKRENVLRQKSTHLEKHYRTYGSKVTSRNSKLSNFSSLVLDRKLTAAAGSTGINAKNGSFKVRKGIEFDAPQDSVNQNLSASQECTSVPTFGSETINGSFSLPKASISPSFPVVPGDTSSSLPTADTELSLSFPLKSTANPKPINHNIESAKSTIVGASSDKSLGHRAPLDRKDEMIMKLVPRVRELQIQLEEWTEWANQKVMQAARRLSKDKAELKALRQEKEEVERLKKEKQTLEENTTKKLSEMENALRKAGGQVERVNAAVRRLEVENAALWREMEAAKLRAAESAASCEEVLNREKKTLLKFQSWEKQKIIFQEELSAEKHKLKQLQQELQQAKEIKDKVEAKRDLEEKANSEVLTLANSFRKEREQIEATAKSKEDAIKLRAENNLQKHKYDIENLGKEIAQLRLKTDSSKIAALRRGIDGSYASKLTDLRKTQALQDPITPYISNTVTSTNFHGSNGTGGVKRERECVMCLSEEMSVVFLPCAHQVVCTMCNELHEKQGMKDCPSCRSPIQRRVSVRYRS